Below is a genomic region from Triticum dicoccoides isolate Atlit2015 ecotype Zavitan chromosome 5A, WEW_v2.0, whole genome shotgun sequence.
ATGCCTATCCCAGAGAGTAGCATAAGAAATGCCATAAGAGAGAATTATTCCCGTGGGAAATTTTGGCCTGAACTTACCTTTACGCAAGTAAGTGGGAACCAGTGTTTATTTATGTTTTGTACACTTGAGGAGAGGTGAAACGAACTGTGCTGAATCTTTCTTGTATGCTTGTAACTCCTGTACAAAGAGGTTCTAACTTCAGGCAGTCTGCCAGATGAACACTCATTTTCGCTTATGTATGGTCTTTTGCATACAGCAAAGTATCAAATTAGTCAATTCACATCTTGCTGTGCCTAGTTTGAACTTTGAACAGTAGTTTCCACCCTTACTTCAGTACTTGCTGTTACGGTGTAAAGTGTAAACACATGTAGAAGCAAGTCGAGATTGATAGGGATTATTATGTAATCTGTATTCACTATGGTTTAACTTTGAAGAACTGAACTTATCTTTGCAATGCGTTTATCCTCCCATCTTTCTGTTCTGTCTTAATTTTATCAGTCCTTAGCTGTGAACTATATCATGCATTTACCTGCACAGAATTTTCAATGTTTTTGGTAATTCTGTTGTAGGTTGAGAAACTGAGAGCATTGTTCCGTCCAGTTACTTCACTGCCAGTGCCAGAGGCACCACCCCTGCATTATGTTGACAACAGGCATCCCGCTCAATCTGCTGCTTTTCTGCCTCCTTCAGCTTCATACCCAACACAGCCAACTTCTTATGTGCATCACCCAAGCACTTTTGCTCCTACTCCAGCTGCTCATCTGGTGCCAAATCAACCTTACCCACGCCCAGATTCTCACCTTCCTGTGACTGCTCAATACACAACACCTGCTTACTATGCGACCCCAACTGCGTATCCGTATCAAGCAGGTTATCAAGCATATGGTCCACCTCCTGCCACCTACCACTACGCCCAAGCGCCTCCTTTGCAATATCACTATGCGCAAGCCCAACACCCTGTGCCAGAACATGTTACAGACCCTGCCTATTCCTCTGATCCCTACTATGCTGCTAATCGGAATGATCCATATCGATATGATGCTGTGAAATCTCATTACCAGGAAACTACTTCTGGGAGGTATGTATGGTAGCCACCGATTGGTCCTAGTACTTTCCTCTTTCCTAATATCTGCTACATGCGAAGAAATCATTTTACAAAACAATCTGTATACATCCGTCAAATGTCGGCCCGTTGATGTCTCGAAACCGCATTGTTCAGCTAGTCTAGATAGTTCCAAAAAGAAACTACTTGCAGGGACAATGTGGATATAGATACATACTTTGCGTGTTGGAACTGCCCATTTATACATGTGTTTTTCCTTGTGGCTACATGCACAAATAATTGATGGGTTTGTACTTTTGCCTCGTACGTTCTTGTGTTTCAGAGCTGCCTATGGTGCACCACCACATGAAGCAGCCGCGACGAACCTGCAGCTCGTCAGGCACCATGGGTACGCTCCAGGCAGCGAGGGTGCAGCCGGAGGAACCCCACAGCGCAGTGCTGAAGGAGCAGCGCCGGCGACCGATGATGACAACTGGCCGCCCGCCCCAGCGACCACACAGGCTGTGCCATCGGTGCATGGCgtcgcagctgcaccagcttacctgTGACCATTCAGTTCTTTTTGCTGGTGTGCTTGACCAAGGGACTGGGATTTCAGACCGGTGAAAGATGGCATCGCTCTCGTTTCTGCTGATGTGTTTGGTATGATGTACAGAAGGATTCAGCTGCTGCTCTTTGGTTTTGCGCAAGTTGTTGAGATGGGTCATTGTGTTCGTGGGTGTTTTTTTGACAAAATTGACTCCTTATCGAAAGTTCAGCCAAAAGATAATCCTTTTGCTCAACTGAGTGAAATGAAGTTCCCAGTACAAGATTCTCACCGTTTTTTTTAATCAAATCGAGATAGCAATCGTAATCCAACTCCCTGAAGAGATGGTTTTCCCTCTCAAGGTTGCTGGAAAAAAAATCCAGAGATATTATGATGCTAAATCACCCAGAATTATTACAAGATAAATCACCCATAATTATTACAAGTATTATTGTTATCTTGATGTTCATGATGATAAGTCACATGAGAGTCCTGCAtatttaaaataggatttttgttGTATCTCAAATAAGTCGAGTAGTTGTCCAATGATGAATTTGGAAGACGTTCATAGTCTGAACCGCGGTGTGTTGCAGCTAGTTTGTCGTAGTCTTTTGGCACAACGATCACCAATGTAGCGCGGCCGTTGGATCCTCTGCGCCGGTCGATCTCAACGGCGGAGGACGCGCCCGACGCGAGCCCCGCAACCCCATTGGAAATGGCGCTGTCGGCGCAGGCCGCCGTCGCCCCGCGTCTCCTCCACCCTCCCTCGCGCCGGCTCACGTCTGCTCCAAGTACGGCGCCTCCTCTCCTGCCCCTCCTCCGCTCCGGCTCCGTGTACCCCCGGTGGACGCGGCGGGCGAGCGTGCGGGTCCGCGCgggcgccggcggcggaggcgagcggaGGAGGGAGTCCCCGTACGAGGTGCTGGGCGTGGCGCCGTCGGCGTCGCCCGCGGAGATCAAGCGCGCGTACCGGCGCCTCGCGCTCAAGTACCACCCGGACGTCAACAAGGAGGTGCGGTGCTCCCATCCAAGCAGCAGGATTCAGCGATGGAactagcttcagtactgctaccccAATGGAGATTTTGCTGACCAACCTCCTGGTTCAATGCAGGCGAATGCTCAGGCCAAGTTCCTGAGGATCAAgcacgcctacaacacgctgatgAGCTCGGAGGGCCGGTCCAAGTACGCCGATGCAGAAGAGGAGTTCGATTGGCTCGGTACTGACatctcctctcttctcttctgctcCAACAAACCATGTTTTGTTATACTCACTGAGATGGGCATCTCATTGAAGTTTTCTGCCAAGAAACTACTGTACTTGTAGATTTAAGGTTCCATCGCAGTCTTCTTTCTTTGAATCTGCAAGTAAATAAGATACTTATTCAGACGTAAACAAGCGTGATTGATCGAAAAGTGTTCATTTCGCTGACACCGCTCCGGTTCTCATTTTGTAGCGGCTATCATTAAAAGCATGGAAGCATATCAATATCAGGACTCGGATGATGACCTGGATTTAGACTGGAAACCTGAAGGCCTGTGGGAACAAGTGTTTGCGTACTCTCTAATTATATCCATGCTTATCTACGTTCTCACATAATGCACTTAGATATGTTTGTTATATATACTTGGATGTTCTCACACTTTTAAGGATGTGAGAATACACTTGTGTTCCTGGTTGTATATGCACCCTATATgggattttttttaatattttaataAAAAGTCAAAATAGGTAAGAACTATTTTGACAAAAAACTTGACTTACCTTTGCACCAGTATATAAATTTTCACGAAAAAAATTAAAAGTTGACTTCACAGCAAAAAAGTCAAAATtaatttgctattataggtcactattcacactattttagccaaaattttgtcttttttgaaaagaagtcaaagggatattttctttttgtggattttttttctCACGGGTACAATAAAAGGTGAAGTTTATTTCAAAAACATTTTCaggattttttaattttttgttgaATTACTAATTTTTTTTCATATAAGGTGTAGATGTCCACATAGACCACAAATCCGCCTCCCATGCTTATCTACCTTCTCACATAATGCACTTAGATATGTTTGTTATATACTTGGATGTTCTCACACTTCTAAGGATGTGTGCATTTGCATTTCTAAAGCAAATCTtaaaaaaaaacacaaataggggGAGCTCAATTTGTATGTCAATCATCTCTTCTTGATGCATTGTTTCGTAATTATCTCATGCTATACTCAATGGCTTTGTCACCAATCATCAAAAAGCGGAGACTGAAAGTGGAC
It encodes:
- the LOC119303847 gene encoding extensin-like; the encoded protein is MATDASPPPPRKSPGPQPAADPPEGASPLPAGYIFMCSGETRPECFRYRVLGLPRGRLDAVSRIRRGAALFLYDFHAKHLYGPYRADSDGGLALEPAAFQGRYPAQVKFVIDGDFMPIPESSIRNAIRENYSRGKFWPELTFTQVEKLRALFRPVTSLPVPEAPPLHYVDNRHPAQSAAFLPPSASYPTQPTSYVHHPSTFAPTPAAHLVPNQPYPRPDSHLPVTAQYTTPAYYATPTAYPYQAGYQAYGPPPATYHYAQAPPLQYHYAQAQHPVPEHVTDPAYSSDPYYAANRNDPYRYDAVKSHYQETTSGRAAYGAPPHEAAATNLQLVRHHGYAPGSEGAAGGTPQRSAEGAAPATDDDNWPPAPATTQAVPSVHGVAAAPAYL
- the LOC119303850 gene encoding chaperone protein dnaJ 39-like, translated to MALSAQAAVAPRLLHPPSRRLTSAPSTAPPLLPLLRSGSVYPRWTRRASVRVRAGAGGGGERRRESPYEVLGVAPSASPAEIKRAYRRLALKYHPDVNKEANAQAKFLRIKHAYNTLMSSEGRSKYADAEEEFDWLAAIIKSMEAYQYQDSDDDLDLDWKPEGLWEQVFAYSLIISMLIYVLT